A single Aspergillus chevalieri M1 DNA, chromosome 3, nearly complete sequence DNA region contains:
- a CDS encoding amidase (COG:J;~EggNog:ENOG410PJW5;~InterPro:IPR023631,IPR036928,IPR000120,IPR020556;~PFAM:PF01425;~go_function: GO:0016787 - hydrolase activity [Evidence IEA]), with amino-acid sequence MTSKQDNQFINYPEPREGPPAPYQNETQSIPVFRGIPLVIGATLIHNIGFIQSHFWKNAGFDVIHDIPQLKQYTARYDPTVIPVRRDQTETATDLPAPETKRQSKNGYYTSADYHALYKAAELSPVDVVETLLPLIRRDAQPPGKHSVAFLESKVDGIRAAAEASAGRYKNGKPLGPLDGVPVVVKDEVHVEGYDRTLGTKLDFKNGLEGTSWCVRKWEEAGAIVIGKTTMHELGLDTNNNNPNYGTPRNPHNRDYYCGGSSGGSGYAVAAGLVPIALGADGGGSIRIPSSFCGLWGLKPSHSRVSAAPTLGLAPTVGVYGPMATSIDDLAHAYRVMATPPPASEDSTSSAFPPPSAPINTNTIKKIGLVRDWIDRAEPPVRAAFDNALAYYKKKGYEIIDIHIPYLPEGQRAHVLTIMSEIASGLDPKRQIKHLSAPNKVLMSVAAWQILSADFLAAQHLRSLLMSHLAHLFQKHPGLLIFTPTTPIPGWKIDGGESDLVHGLSDGKSSVRNMEYVWLANYTGCPAITCPGGYSADGVPMGIMAMGEWGAEEELITFARDGEGLLESLPESLAPASSKDADKEGKGLRAPGRENGFWEDVIARAGERA; translated from the exons ATGACTTCTAAGCAGGACAACCAATTCATCAACTACCCAGAGCCCCGTGAAGGCCCTCCGGCGCCTTACCAGAATGAAACCCAGTCGATCCCCGTCTTCCGGGGCATTCCATTGGTGATCGGAGCTACATT GATCCATAATATCGGGTTTATTCAGAGCCATTTCTGGAAGAATGCCGGCTTCGACGTTATCCACGACATCCCCCAGCTTAAGCAATACACCGCCCGCTACGATCCCACCGTGATTCCGGTGCGCCGCGATCAGACCGAGACTGCGACGGACCTCCCCGCGCCAGaaacaaaaagacaaagcaaGAATGGGTACTATACGTCGGCAGATTACCATGCGCTTTACAAAGCTGCGGAATTGTCCCCCGTTGATGTCGTCGAGACGCTGCTGCCCCTGATCCGTCGCGATGCGCAGCCGCCTGGTAAGCACTCGGTCGCGTTTCTTGAGTCGAAGGTGGATGGGATTCGTGCCGCGGCGGAGGCTTCTGCAGGACGATATAAGAATGGGAAACCGCTAGGTCCGCTGGATGGGGTTCCTGTTGTGGTGAAGGATGAGGTGCATGTGGAGGGGTATGACCGGACGCTGGGAACGAAGTTGGACTTTAAGAATGGGTTGGAGGGGACGTCTTGGTGTGTGAGGAAGTGGGAGGAGGCTGGTGCTATTGTTATTGGGAAGACTACGATGCATGAGTTGGGATTGG ATacaaacaacaacaaccccaacTACGGTACCCCGCGCAACCCTCACAACCGCGACTACTACTGCGGTGGTTCCTCAGGAGGCTCAGGCTACGCCGTCGCAGCGGGTCTCGTCCCCATCGCCCTGGGCGCAGACGGTGGAGGCTCGATCCGAATCCCCTCTTCCTTCTGCGGCCTCTGGGGACTCAAGCCATCCCACAGCCGTGTCTCAGCAGCGCCTACCCTAGGCCTCGCACCTACAGTCGGAGTCTACGGACCCATGGCAACAAGCATCGACGACCTTGCCCACGCATACCGCGTCATGGCCACACCACCCCCAGCATCCGAAGACTCAACATCTTCCGCTTTCCCTCCCCCAAGCGCCCCCATAAACACTAACACAATCAAGAAGATCGGCCTCGTCCGTGACTGGATCGACCGCGCCGAACCCCCCGTCCGCGCCGCCTTCGATAACGCCCTCGCCTACTACAAGAAAAAGGGCTACGAAATCATCGACATCCACATCCCCTACCTCCCCGAAGGCCAGCGCGCGCACGTCCTCACCATCATGTCCGAGATCGCCTCTGGTCTAGACCCCAAGCGGCAGATCAAACACCTCTCCGCGCCAAACAAGGTCCTCATGTCCGTTGCCGCATGGCAGATTTTGTCTGCGGACTTCCTCGCCGCGCAGCATCTGCGGAGTCTCCTCATGTCCCACCTCGCGCATCTCTTCCAGAAACATCCGGGCCTGCTTATTTTCACGCCCACAACCCCCATTCCGGGGTGGAAGATTGATGGCGGGGAATCAGATCTCGTGCACGGCTTGTCAGACGGGAAGTCCTCGGTGCGGAACATGGAGTACGTGTGGCTGGCGAATTACACAGGCTGTCCTGCGATTACCTGCCCCGGTGGATACTCCGCTGATGGCGTTCCGATGGGCATTATGGCGATGGGTGAATGGGGTGCTGAGGAGGAGTTGATTACGTTTGCGAGGGATGGGGAAGGGCTCTTGGAGTCTCTTCCTGAGAGCTTGGCTCCTGCTAGTTCAAAGGATGCAGACAAGGAGGGTAAGGGACTGAGGGCTCCCGGTAGGGAGAATGGGTTCTGGGAGGATGTCATTGCTAGGGCCGGGGAGAGGGCTTAG
- the gwt1 gene encoding putative GPI anchor biosynthesis protein Gwt1 (BUSCO:EOG09264FWI;~COG:G;~EggNog:ENOG410PH5V;~InterPro:IPR009447;~PFAM:PF06423;~TransMembrane:13 (o20-41i53-73o79-96i134-152o172-190i202-225o245-265i272-293o313-332i344-365o385-408i438-456o462-484i);~go_component: GO:0016021 - integral component of membrane [Evidence IEA];~go_function: GO:0016746 - transferase activity, transferring acyl groups [Evidence IEA];~go_process: GO:0006506 - GPI anchor biosynthetic process [Evidence IEA]), which produces MDPNYKARKEAFVSDLSGGSILEINAVTLVAPVAVLLWSVLQSRLSFFTPYSVAALVVDFLLNVTAILFATTLYSSAPLLLNLLIASPAFLLLLNTPRPRTQQKAKPPQKEASNKSQNAANQPESLPIHPFLTIYRAAMMIITCVAILAVDFRVFPRRFAKAENWGTSLMDLGVGSFVFSGGVVSARSLLKSRSNQAKRTPLVQRFMASTRHSIPLLVLGLIRLYSVKGLDYAEHVTEYGVHWNFFFTIGLLAPFVEIFDALAAFIPSYEVLALGIAVLYQVALESTDLKWYIMISDRGPDLLSKNREGVFSFLGYLAIFLAGRAIGARIMSRDPKKIPQARKSALTSLGVQASAWTVLFALNSTYAGGYGANIPVSRRLANMPYVLWVCAFNNAQLFLFCLIETVFFPVPRTPSKEGEAEHTSFATSQIMTAFNKNGLAIFLLANLLTGAVNLSIPTLDVSTVQAMMVLVGYAAVLTGVAVGLDKANIKLTI; this is translated from the exons ATGGATCCAAACTACAAAGCCCGAAAAGAGGCCTTTGTGTCGGACCTCTCCGGGGGAAGTATACTGGAAATTAACGCAGTCACTTTGGTTGCGCCG GTCGCAGTTCTTCTGTGGTCTGTCCTTCAGTCCCGCTTGTCGTTCTTCACGCCGTACAGTGTCGCCGCACTTGTCGTCGACTTCCTATTGAACGTAACGGCCATCTTATTTGCGACAACATTATATTCTTCGGCTCCCTTGCTCCTAAACCTCCTCATCGCGTCTCCTGccttcctccttctcctcaatACCCCTCGCCCGCGCACCCAACAAAAAGCCAAACCTCCGCAAAAAGAAGCATCGAACAAATCGCAAAATGCCGCAAATCAGCCCGAGTCCCTCCCAATTCACCCATTTCTCACGATCTACCGCGCCGCCATGATGATCATCACTTGCGTTGCTATACTGGCGGTTGATTTTCGCGTCTTCCCCCGCCGCTTTGCCAAGGCTGAGAACTGGGGAACATCGTTGATGGATCTGGGCGTGGGTTCGTTTGTGTTCTCCGGAGGAGTGGTATCTGCGCGTTCGCTTCTCAAGAGCAGGAGCAACCAGGCTAAGAGAACACCTTTGGTGCAGAGGTTTATGGCCTCGACCCGCCACTCCATTCCGCTGCTGGTTCTGGGTTTAATACGGTTGTACAGTGTCAAGGGCCTCGACTACGCCGAGCATGTGACGGAATACGGCGTGCATtggaacttcttcttcaccaTCGGGCTTCTGGCTCCGTTCGTGGAGATATTCGATGCCTTGGCTGCCTTCATTCCGTCATACGAGGTCCTTGCCCTAGGCATTGCCGTTCTATACCAGGTTGCTTTGGAATCGACGGATCTGAAATGGTATATCATGATTTCGGACCGTGGGCCGGACCTACTATCCAAGAACCGGGAAGGTGTCTTTTCCTTCCTGGGCTACTTGGCTATTTTCTTGGCTGGTCGGGCAATTGGCGCCCGTATCATGTCCCGGGACCCAAAAAAGATACCACAAGCGAGAAAGAGTGCACTCACTAGTCTTGGAGTTCAGGCGTCGGCGTGGACGGTCCTCTTTGCTCTGAATTCTACCTACGCGGGAGGCTACGGGGCCAATATTCCGGTCTCGCGCCGCCTCGCCAATATGCCATACGTTCTCTGGGTCTGCGCGTTTAATAATGCGcagctcttcctcttctgcctGATTGAGACCGTGTTCTTCCCGGTCCCTCGGACTCCTTCCAAGGAGGGCGAAGCGGAACACACTTCATTTGCGACCAGCCAGATCATGACGGCGTTCAACAAGAACGGCCTTGCGATCTTCCTTCTTGCGAATCTCCTTACTGGAGCAGTAAACCTGAGCATTCCTACGCTCGACGTCAGTACGGTTCAAGCCATGATGGTCTTGGTGGGATATGCGGCTGTCCTGACGGGAGTTGCGGTGGGATTGGACAAAGCCAACATCAAGTTGACGATTTGA
- a CDS encoding uncharacterized protein (COG:K;~EggNog:ENOG410PY65), protein MSPNRDTPTPRKRESRAGTRKVTSLSAEQLERKRANDREAQRTIRQRTKEHIENLELQVAELKAKGQQFDEVVRRNAILEEEISRLRHQLAIVSGRPGYSDPHASYNSPPAPSLPPQLPGPLGLHPASKAPSVLSTPSQVSLAPDWQHYSSARSPSSLCETSETEYPNRVESYMLGGGQLQAPQIPSQAPASISVAPPQMPGFNASGGTRLPDPTTPSYSQYYPTSNPHPGHGEDLPQHSPQPGAMAYNAAPRSIPDASIPPPDKGPGEYPVFPQQQQQFQNALGQPQGNQSQYTYPWYQQS, encoded by the exons ATGAGCCCTAACAGGGATACACCTACCCCGAGAAAACGAGAGTCGCGCGCGGGGACCCGCAAAGTGACTTCTTTGTCTGCGGAACAGTTGGAGAGAAAACGTGCGAATGATCGAGAGGCTCAAAGGACCATTCGGCAGCGGACAAAGGAGCACATTGAGAACCTGGAGCTTCAGGTCGCGGAACTCAAGGCGAAAGGTCAACAGTTTGATGAAGTCGTCCGGCGCAATGCTATCCTGGAGGAAGAGATTAGTCGGTTGCGGCATCAACTGGCGATAGTCAGCGGCAGGCCAGGGTACTCGGATCCTCATG CATCCTACAACAGCCCACCAGCACCTTCGCTTCCTCCCCAACTACCCGGGCCGCTGGGCCTCCATCCAGCATCGAAAGCCCCATCCGTCCTATCGACGCCAAGTCAAGTATCTCTCGCTCCAGACTGGCAACACTACAGCTCAGCCCGGTCGCCTTCATCCCTCTGCGAAACATCAGAGACTGAATACCCGAACCGGGTCGAGTCATACATGCTGGGAGGCGGGCAACTCCAAGCCCCCCAGATCCCATCCCAAGCACCAGCGTCAATATCCGTTGCGCCGCCGCAGATGCCCGGGTTCAATGCCTCTGGCGGCACTCGTCTCCCAGATCCAACCACCCCGTCATACTCGCAGTATTACCCAACTAGCAATCCGCACCCGGGGCACGGCGAGGACCTGCCACAGCATAGTCCTCAACCGGGTGCAATGGCGTACAATGCGGCGCCGCGGTCGATACCTGATGCGTCCATTCCACCCCCGGACAAGGGCCCTGGCGAGTATCCGGTTTTTccgcaacagcagcagcagttcCAGAATGCCCTGGGCCAGCCACAGGGTAATCAGTCGCAGTACACATACCCTTGGTACCAGCAGTCTTGA
- a CDS encoding acyl-CoA dehydrogenase (COG:I;~EggNog:ENOG410PGSK;~InterPro:IPR006091,IPR006089,IPR009075,IPR037069, IPR009100,IPR036250,IPR013786;~PFAM:PF02770,PF00441,PF02771,PF08028;~go_function: GO:0003995 - acyl-CoA dehydrogenase activity [Evidence IEA];~go_function: GO:0016627 - oxidoreductase activity, acting on the CH-CH group of donors [Evidence IEA];~go_function: GO:0050660 - flavin adenine dinucleotide binding [Evidence IEA];~go_process: GO:0055114 - oxidation-reduction process [Evidence IEA]) yields the protein MASISRALRPLSRATPVRLAARRPASFRPVQSYAFSTTPRRRDADLSHLTPTPISLLSETESMMQDTVTKFAQEQIGPKVRDMDEAESMDYSIVEQLFEQGVMAIEVPEEFGGAGMNFTAAIVAIEELARVDPSVSVLVDVHNTLVNTAIMKYGSSQLQKEFLPKLATGTVGSFCLSEPSSGSDAFALQTKAEKTADGYKLNGSKMWITNAQESGVFIVFANLDPSKGYRGITAFIVEKGTPGFSIAKKEKKLGIRASSTCVLNFDDVVIPKSNLLGEEGQGYKYAISVLNEGRIGIAAQMTGLALGAWENAANYVWNDRRQFGQLIGDFQGMQHQLAQAYTEITAARALVYNAARKKEAGQDFVQDAAMAKLYASQVAGRVSGSAVEWMGGMGFVREGIAEKMFRDSKIGAIYEGTSNIQLQTIAKLLQKQYTQ from the exons ATGGCTTCCATTTCCCGTGCTTTGCGGCCCTTGTCCCGCGCTACTCCTGTGAGACTGGCAGCTAGAAGACCAGCTTCTTTCCGGCCTGTCCAGAG CTATGCGTTCTCTACTACCCCCCGCCGGCGAGACGCTGACCTCTCCCACCTGACGCCCACCCCGatctccctcctctccgAGACCGAATCCATGATGCAAGACACAGTAACCAAGTTTGCTCAGGAGCAAATTGGCCCCAAGGTCCGCGATATGGACGAAGCAGAATCCATGGACTACTCCATCGTCGAGCAGCTCTTTGAGCAGGGCGTGATGGCCATCGAAGTCCCCGAAGAATTCGGCGGCGCGGGCATGAACTTTACCGCTGCCATTGTGGCGATTGAAGAGCTGGCTCGTGTTGACCCCAGTGTCAGTGTGCTGGTCGATGTGCACAACACGCTCGTCAACACCGCCATCATGAAGTACGGCAGCAGCCAGTTACAGAAGGAGTTCCTGCCGAAGCTGGCCACAGGGACTGTGGGCTCGTTCTGTCTTTCTGAGCCTAGCTCTGGATCTGATGCGTTTGCGTTGCAGACCAAGGCTGAGAAGACGGCGGACGGGTACAAGTTGAACGGCTCGAAGATGTGGATTACCAACGCTCAGGAATCTGGTGTGTTTATTGTCTTTGCCAACCTGGATCCTAGCAAGGGCTACCGGGGTATCACTGCTTTCATTGTTGAGAAGGGCACTCCCGGGTTCTCGATTgccaagaaggagaagaagcttgGTATCCGGGCCTCGAGCACCTGTGTGCTCAACTTCGATGACGTCGTCATCCCTAAGAGCAACCTGCTcggtgaagaaggtcagggtTACAAGTATGCCATTAGCGTCCTCAACGAGGGCCGTATTGGTATCGCAGCTCAGATGACTGGTCTTGCTCTCGGTGCCTGGGAGAATGCCGCCAA CTACGTCTGGAACGACCGCCGCCAATTCGGCCAGCTCATTGGTGACTTCCAGGGCATGCAGCACCAGCTTGCCCAAGCCTACACTGAGATTACCGCTGCCCGCGCTCTGGTCTACAACGCCGCCCGCAAGAAGGAAGCTGGCCAGGACTTCGTTCAGGACGCTGCCATGGCCAAGCTGTACGCTTCCCAGGTTGCCGGCCGTGTCTCCGGCTCTGCTGTCGAGTGGATGGGCGGTATGGGCTTCGTTCGCGAGGGTATCGCTGAGAAGATGTTCCGGGACAGCAAGATTGGTGCTATCTACGAGGGTACGAGTAACATTCAACTGCAGACTATTGCGAAGCTCTTGCAGAAGCAATATACGCAATGA
- a CDS encoding Ser/Thr protein phosphatase superfamily (COG:S;~EggNog:ENOG410PW9T;~InterPro:IPR004843,IPR029052;~PFAM:PF00149;~go_function: GO:0016787 - hydrolase activity [Evidence IEA]), whose protein sequence is MAIQILSDLHLETPTAYDLFDIPPKAPYLALLGDIGNVKDDGLFAFLEAQLRKFQIVFFLLGNHEPHHSNWPTVRTKVKGFSDAVRKRKQFAHLGEFVFLDQTRYHLSPDITVLGCTLYSRVTKAQEQRVSFGLNDFYQIEDWTVEDHSASHQADLAWLNDQVSEIVRTDPRRKIVVFTHHSPIARDPRAADPAHKNSPISSAFATDLTDEECWKAEQVCAWAFGHTHYNCDFVEERTGTRVVANQRGYYFSQAKEFDLEKVISM, encoded by the coding sequence ATGGCCATCCAAATCCTATCTGACCTCCATTTGGAGACGCCCACAGCCTACGATCTATTCGACATCCCTCCCAAGGCACCTTATCTTGCCCTCCTTGGAGATATTGGCAACGTCAAGGACGATGGCCTCTTCGCCTTCCTCGAAGCACAACTGCGCAAATTCCAGATCGTCTTTTTCCTACTGGGCAACCACGAACCGCATCACTCCAACTGGCCGACCGTACGGACCAAAGTGAAAGGATTCTCAGACGCGGTCAGAAAGCGAAAGCAATTCGCACATCTCGGAGAATTTGTCTTCCTAGACCAGACGCGGTACCATCTCTCACCCGACATCACCGTCCTCGGCTGCACACTCTATTCCAGAGTCACCAAAGCCCAAGAGCAACGAGTGAGCTTTGGACTCAACGACTTCTACCAAATCGAAGACTGGACCGTTGAGGACCACTCTGCTTCCCATCAAGCGGACCTAGCATGGCTCAACGACCAGGTCTCTGAGATTGTCCGAACAGATCCCCGCCGCAAGATTGTGGTCTTCACCCATCATAGCCCGATTGCTCGCGATCCCCGTGCGGCTGATCCTGCCCATAAGAATAGTCCCATATCCTCTGCTTTTGCGACTGATCTGACCGACGAGGAGTGTTGGAAGGCTGAGCAGGTATGTGCCTGGGCGTTTGGCCACACGCACTATAACTGTGATTTTGTGGAGGAGCGAACAGGGACGAGGGTGGTTGCGAATCAGCGGGGGTATTATTTTTCGCAGGCGAAGGAGTTCGACCTGGAGAAGGTGATTAGCATGTGA
- a CDS encoding senescence-associated domain-containing protein (COG:S;~EggNog:ENOG410PGAK;~InterPro:IPR009686;~PFAM:PF06911), with protein MAAPDHDPRLLYSISNITAYHIQNGEETELTPSGPQNLSLLMVPTSTAPQGNGPAEEDFYLHLHLPPELDLALPATTQIYHQPPSSYLIPRWDLGPDAGAFIRIQFPGVGTGPGKVSQDDVDTFETILAQCTAFLERAPAPVSKDHAPYNPADFAPGEGYVSSGAKPTKNAHGQIVLVDEEDGSVVGEMEGYDVVERPGVQPGSKRPVEVQLPQEGEGNQISVDNASEEYLRMARHPAYKNSTIVQSSATASRLVVTGSSYISNVLTSGAEGFTKKVKPNQQPMTFSDTTHARIRKIGNFSHGAADFSAKTVGQVGKYAQNLGASLSRRKEKGERGADYKPGMLNKSMIAFSTLADGIEQGARNLMTSGSAAASTMVTHRYGQEAGSVAANLTGGVRNVGLVYIDASGVSRKALLKSVAKGMVVGRMKGGQQVVVGSGDGGEVPSEAGAAGPSGTRPQGSGLGLDPVARRPSPNPTPPPAYGASDTRSLGGSAMGGGKR; from the exons ATGGCTGCCCCCGATCACGATCCTCGATTGCTCTACAGCATCAGCAACATCACCGCATATCACATCCAAAATGGCGAAGAAACCGAACTCACCCCCTCGGGACCCCAGAACCTCTCCCTCCTAATGGTCCCAACGAGCACCGCTCCTCAAGGAAATGGGCCAGCAGAGGAAGATTTCTACCTCCATCTGCACCTCCCCCCGGAGCTCGACCTCGCTCTTCCAGCGACGACCCAGATCTACCACCAACCACCAAGCAGCTACTTGATCCCCCGCTGGGATCTTGGCCCGGACGCGGGCGCGTTCATTCGCATACAGTTTCCTGGAGTCGGGACCGGGCCGGGGAAGGTGTCGCAGGATGATGTGGATACCTTCGAGACAATTCTGGCGCAGTGCACTGCGTTCCTTGAGAGGGCGCCGGCACCTGTTTCCAAGGATCATGCGCCGTATAACCCGGCGGACTTTGCTCCGGGTGAAGGATATGTTTCATCTGGTGCTAAGCCTACTAAGAATGCGCATGGGCAGATTGTGCTGgtcgatgaggaggatggtaGTGTTGTTGGAGAGATGGAGGGGTATGATGTGGTGGAGAGACCTGGTGTCCAGCCGGGGTCGAAGA GACCCGTTGAAGTCCAACTTCCCCAAGAAGGCGAAGGCAACCAAATCAGCGTCGACAATGCCTCTGAAGAATACCTTCGAATGGCGCGCCATCCGGCCTACAAAAACTCTACGATTGTCCAGTCATCAGCGACAGCGTCTCGTCTGGTTGTCACAGGCTCTTCTTACATCTCCAATGTCTTGACCAGTGGCGCAGAGGGCTTCACCAAGAAGGTCAAGCCCAACCAACAACCCATGACCTTCTCGGACACAACGCACGCGCGCATTCGCAAAATCGGAAACTTCTCCCACGGCGCGGCAGATTTCTCAGCCAAGACGGTTGGCCAGGTGGGCAAGTACGCGCAGAACCTCGGTGCATCCTTGAGtcggagaaaggaaaagggcgAGCGAGGCGCCGACTACAAGCCCGGAATGCTCAACAAGTCCATGATCGCCTTTTCCACATTGGCAGACGGTATCGAACAGGGTGCGCGGAACCTCATGACTTCGGGTTCCGCAGCAGCCAGCACCATGGTCACGCATCGCTACGGTCAGGAAGCAGGCTCCGTAGCCGCCAATTTGACGGGTGGTGTCAGGAACGTCGGGTTGGTGTATATCGATGCTTCTGGTGTGAGTCGCAAGGCGCTCTTGAAGTCTGTGGCTAAGGGTATGGTCGTTGGACGCATGAAGGGCGGTCAGCAGGTCGTGGTTGGATCTGGTGACGGTGGTGAGGTTCCATCTGAAGCGGGCGCGGCTGGTCCTTCAGGCACCCGGCCTCAAGGCTCTGGGCTTGGTCTTGATCCTGTTGCCAGACGGCCATCGCCAAACCCTACCCCGCCTCCTGCTTATGGTGCATCAGACACTAGGTCGCTGGGAGGATCGGCTATGGGTGGAGGGAAGCGCTAG
- a CDS encoding GFA family protein (COG:S;~EggNog:ENOG410PYGA;~InterPro:IPR011057,IPR006913;~PFAM:PF04828;~go_function: GO:0016846 - carbon-sulfur lyase activity [Evidence IEA]) gives MSFKGTCNCGNIQVSLNEQPPNTLICHCRNCTKAGGGPFSINYAVDDSFANINDPHASLKIYEDADTGSGNRVQRQFCGNCGSPIFSKSPKYPGMSIFKAMLFEELAPPSMEVFTGSRVEFVKPIEGAEQA, from the exons ATGTCCTTCAAAGGTACCTGCAACTGCGGAAACATCCAGGTCTCGCTGAACGAACAGCCGCCGAATACTTTGATTTGTCATTG TCGCAATTGTACTAAAGCAGGCGGTGGTC CCTTCTCGATAAACTATGCCGTCGATGACTCCTTCGCCAACATCAACGACCCCCATGCGAGTCTGAAGATCTACGAGGATGCAGACACGGGAAGTGGGAATCGCGTTCAG CGCCAATTCTGCGGAAACTGCGGCAGTCCCATCTTCAGCAAAAGCCCCAAGTATCCCGGGATGTCGATTTTCAAGGCCAtgttgtttgaggagttggCGCCGCCTAGTATGGAGGTTTTTACGGGGTCGAGGGTAGAGTTTGTTAAGCCGATTGAGGGCGCGGAGCAGGCGTGA